In one window of Lewinella sp. 4G2 DNA:
- a CDS encoding transglutaminase domain-containing protein has protein sequence MNASKVIMAFSILLALVSSHRAGAEAAYDWSPYQYLLAERYTSPEDLASEVSVRFAGDEERAAALFYWVANSISYDTKLMNRIAGSSIKSYTLAEIERLYEDRIQYAWKKRKGVCENYARLYERLATLAGLEAVMISGHARGDYLTAGMIGIGHAWNRVKIDGKWQLLDATWGAGHLNENLQFEAEFKPQYFLPEPVTFSYSHFPEDANDQLLANPVSKVTYLMRPAVGEGFLRYDITELNLDTYAIEIGQGNQLTISGMGTDLPSQFILANLSTGYQIGGSTEIAGNQFSITMYAEEVAPMKLGVLNPRGEIVLAYELTVR, from the coding sequence ATGAATGCATCGAAAGTAATCATGGCGTTTTCCATCCTGCTTGCATTGGTGTCTAGCCATCGAGCGGGAGCGGAAGCTGCCTACGATTGGTCCCCCTATCAATATTTGCTCGCCGAACGCTATACGAGCCCTGAAGATTTGGCCTCGGAAGTAAGTGTCAGATTTGCGGGGGATGAAGAGCGTGCCGCGGCTTTATTTTATTGGGTGGCCAATAGTATTAGCTACGATACGAAGTTGATGAACCGCATCGCCGGGTCATCAATAAAAAGCTACACACTGGCAGAGATTGAACGCTTGTATGAAGACCGGATTCAATACGCCTGGAAGAAGAGGAAAGGTGTGTGCGAAAATTATGCACGGCTCTACGAGCGCCTGGCAACCTTAGCCGGCCTGGAAGCGGTGATGATCAGCGGCCACGCCCGCGGAGACTATCTGACTGCAGGCATGATCGGAATAGGCCACGCCTGGAACAGAGTGAAAATAGATGGAAAATGGCAACTGTTGGATGCCACCTGGGGTGCCGGCCACCTAAATGAAAACCTGCAGTTTGAGGCCGAATTTAAGCCACAGTATTTCCTTCCAGAACCGGTGACGTTCAGCTATTCTCACTTTCCTGAAGATGCTAATGATCAACTGCTGGCTAACCCCGTCTCCAAAGTGACTTACCTCATGCGCCCGGCCGTCGGGGAAGGTTTCTTACGCTATGATATAACGGAGCTTAATCTCGATACGTACGCGATTGAGATTGGCCAGGGCAACCAGTTGACGATCTCCGGAATGGGTACGGACCTTCCGAGCCAATTCATTTTAGCTAACCTGTCCACGGGGTATCAAATTGGTGGAAGTACCGAAATTGCTGGGAATCAGTTCTCCATCACGATGTATGCTGAGGAAGTTGCGCCGATGAAACTGGGCGTTCTAAATCCTCGTGGTGAGATCGTGCTGGCCTACGAGCTTACCGTTCGGTAG
- a CDS encoding glycosyltransferase family 1 protein has translation MRVAIIADPLDNQNAGVHVYVRELVRALAANPGEHEYILIREKVDPNLSLRQVAVKNIRLPIGYASARLFFIIPRILRRLKVDAVFEPAHFGPFNLPKSVKRITMIHDLTPILFPQFHRWHSQQLQRLFLNRILQRADLIISNSLNTQRDVEQYYPFTQGKIQTILLGRNESFQPVTDRDFLSEYKITKPYFLYVGTLEPRKNLVLLLQAFTQLRKRALPQVQCVLVGGKGWKNELLDQALKDHPYRNDIIVTGYVSKDHLLQAYSHAEALVYPSIYEGFGFPILEALSCGTNVICPDNSSLPEVGGELAYYYPTHDTAALTDRMQEVLVGGQHVKERAAAGPAWSARFSWADYARRFNDVLSTLDGATER, from the coding sequence ATGAGGGTGGCGATCATTGCGGATCCGCTGGATAATCAGAACGCCGGTGTCCACGTCTACGTACGGGAGTTGGTTCGGGCATTGGCGGCCAATCCCGGCGAGCACGAATACATCCTTATTCGAGAGAAGGTGGACCCGAACCTATCGCTCCGACAGGTAGCCGTGAAGAATATTCGCCTTCCAATAGGTTACGCTTCGGCGCGTTTATTCTTCATTATTCCCCGCATTCTGCGCCGGCTTAAAGTGGACGCAGTATTTGAGCCGGCCCACTTTGGCCCCTTCAACTTACCAAAAAGCGTTAAGCGGATCACCATGATCCACGACCTGACGCCCATCCTTTTCCCCCAATTTCACCGGTGGCACAGCCAACAATTACAGCGGCTGTTTCTTAACCGCATCCTTCAACGGGCCGATCTAATCATCAGTAATTCGCTCAACACGCAGCGGGATGTAGAACAATACTACCCTTTTACCCAAGGTAAAATCCAGACTATATTGCTGGGCCGCAATGAATCCTTCCAGCCGGTCACGGACCGCGATTTCCTTTCCGAATACAAAATCACCAAACCCTATTTCCTCTACGTTGGCACACTGGAACCACGGAAGAATCTCGTCCTCTTACTCCAAGCATTCACGCAATTAAGAAAGCGGGCGCTGCCGCAGGTGCAGTGTGTTTTGGTAGGGGGCAAAGGATGGAAGAATGAGCTTTTGGACCAAGCCTTAAAGGATCACCCTTACCGGAACGATATCATCGTAACGGGGTACGTCAGCAAGGACCATTTACTGCAAGCCTATTCCCACGCGGAAGCGTTGGTCTATCCCTCCATCTACGAAGGTTTCGGTTTTCCCATTCTTGAGGCCCTTTCGTGCGGCACCAACGTTATCTGTCCGGACAACAGCAGCCTTCCAGAAGTAGGCGGAGAATTGGCCTACTACTACCCCACCCACGATACCGCTGCGCTGACGGACCGAATGCAAGAAGTACTAGTCGGCGGTCAGCATGTAAAGGAAAGGGCGGCAGCCGGCCCAGCCTGGTCCGCCCGCTTCAGTTGGGCGGATTACGCCCGTAGATTCAATGATGTCCTTTCAACATTGGACGGAGCTACCGAACGGTAA
- a CDS encoding T9SS type A sorting domain-containing protein, with product MMNFLPQWSRTALCCLLLIGGLPLLAQPANDLCGDAVLIALDVPTDGTTVESTQTDAPTCDSGSSVGRGVWYTFAGTGDQVVITVDLVGWDAEINVSSGTCDDLTNIICRDSGNPETATIDTEVGTNYFVYVADWITGETRTNDGEFTITISAPPAPAPVPANDECDAAVALTVNADLDCAVFTSGSTESATESAQGNGTCGGTADDDVWYSFVATSESHTIELSNASATFGTTSTDLYHIVWSGTCDAPVQVQCSDPNTSSLSGLTVGDTYLVQVYSWSATGSIAFDICVGTPPPPPANDECDAAVAVTVNDDFECGTTTPGTITSATQSPQGNGTCGGTEDDDVWFSFVATNEAHRITLGDIDGSTTDLYHVVWSGTCDAPVQVNCSDPNTSNLTGLTVGETYLIQVYTWTATAGQTVDFTVCIGTPPPPPANDDCVDAIELNVEFEGFTSPDTFDNISDTPSDLPAPTCGGTFGDGADVFFTVTPTSDTLIVEVADGGDGSNDFAMTAYSGPCDDATQIECDDDDGPGSFPRLELGGLTPGEPILLRVYEFGQNGDGAFTISAFEPAPAAIVLDCPTLDTIFVNSDCSATIEDITGDVTADDDEATFTQDSVAGTMLAFDPAVPTAFDVTVTAVSPNNPAPSTCVVSVEIIDTIAPILVCRDVTVDLDDMGNSTLDSMMLADSVFVEVVENCAGEVLVAQDGDLSISCASNGTARITLIGTDASGNVGTCIQTITVLDTSEFCLGELVLECGEPTDSIAVGDDCMVALEDYTGTVMTNANNITQEPAAGEMVGLGDTTILVIATIGDQIDTCTILVNVADTTAPTAVCADLVITLDDDGNAAVADSAAALGAGSTDNCTVDALTFATDVMTLTCAEAGDSTVTVTVTDESGNSSTCTSVITIADSIAPVITVTTPTITLSDDGEDEVDVTEFATATDNCDPAPVLTANRSLTFGCGDIGAQTVVITATDASGNTSTDSVEVIVLFEQPDLACIARLNVTLNDDCAFIVEPSQVLRGNTNCLDAFGFDIIVMDGDTSNGPIVDGCGTYDYMIRSTASPTMTATGFVGDYAEEFWTIEEGANSSVEFTEETITLLSPGDVTMGGTDDDPSVSYQFMETATVTMTIDYSLESEILPDVLVVDFNGNVVFESVDAGTDDPDTGSEDFELEVEPGNTLIIGIEGDGFVTGGVQSVVTVSDFTVTTANLLGLDFETCWGTITAEDKTPIELEETPDDILSGLLCADVDANNINTLPASVSKCFLVDNEGEIIAGSMDAELMSILSPDMFDDVEPDTALIPTFTDGCASTIEVCVSDVVASSPDGCGQTIITRTFRANEADGCAPLNPDEEGADEEVVTSFTISFDRPTLDSLNANNIQPVVEIEACGSATSPLEFLPGEDDYPFLQLGERTFSLASNEAACSMIATTFENSPNIIQTCANTVKFQRTYTVVDWCNPTEVQTFSQFVKIGDTTGPTFSAPSATVDNDGNLDATLTYRTNVGGECAAMVRLDGPGVGAVDECAGEITMSVAIYPEGDLTRAPFGAYPVIMDNGAPEMSDPLEVGDYAFVYTSTDVCGNQTVSTVPFQVVDGNGPAAFCEDGLNIGLSRPAGLAVVTPDQIDKGSSDDCSSELTYQVGVSADMTSIPTEFSDEVVFTCDDLGTQFVTLEVTDEEENVNYCWTTVLVELKVGDTPTCIAPSAVTLTCSEFTTALPGNLEEATDEELNAAFGVATGVGTCGAEVTGEFIVNNLNECGIGTAVREYQATDPQGGVSQNTCTQLITIVGIYDYQIVLPGNARTNDCMDEFEADELEIVGGACDLPVVTPVTEEIFNTAGEECYQIRTTYTIVNTCEFDPATGGTTVISRDGLDVSDSDPIYLNVVSRNAATEGDDLAFVSGSDNLQFTPNDDDDLELVGYAASAGRGNFTYVQNINVFDRTSPVVEAAAPTACIPGCTADLSLPFTATDECLAPRIQLELDPNFTGTFEAATVDGVVITLDAADADNGNYVINATGVPAGDHAIRITAIDGCGNATPVIVQVSVCGDVAPVPLCIQTLVATLQMNEDSTMAMAEVWATDFLTNSALVDCFGDEVTKYGIVRAGEGPATEDQIGAKVFCDDMGELVPFEVYAFSDNVSDDVPAAFCSVLVQVAEGEGVECGMGGNLAGTVITASSLTMADVEVTLTGSNDMDEMQLTGTDGTFNFTDLMIGGDYTLTPAYQEAVNLQEVKISDVVMISSVILGAADFDSRYDYLAADVNQDMTLNVLDMVAIQRVILGLDDIYRTGESWGFVPANVDVSNPYAVAFPEVINTNNFDANILNADFVAFAYGNVTGEGRTAMTVEVADAALAAGETHTLTIDAADLAGFQGTIELAAGLELVAADYAGEGALNLNYAAQGQIAVALLGGTVTLEVRATEAGKLSDLVTLTDAIAVREGVAANGASGAINLTFGATVAGEVVTMLGEATPNPVVESTMINYTLAADSDVTLSIQDVQGRTILVRNLRGTAGVNGELINVADLNGATGVLTYTLVAGDFSATKKMVVVR from the coding sequence ATGATGAATTTTTTACCCCAGTGGAGCCGGACGGCTCTCTGCTGCCTGCTGCTTATCGGCGGGCTTCCCCTATTGGCCCAGCCCGCAAATGATTTGTGTGGTGACGCTGTATTGATCGCGCTCGACGTACCTACTGACGGTACGACCGTAGAGTCTACGCAAACGGATGCGCCTACGTGCGACTCTGGTTCAAGCGTCGGCCGTGGTGTATGGTACACCTTCGCCGGTACCGGTGACCAGGTGGTAATCACCGTCGACCTGGTAGGTTGGGATGCTGAGATCAACGTCAGTTCCGGCACGTGTGATGACCTGACGAACATCATTTGCCGCGATTCTGGAAACCCAGAAACAGCTACGATCGACACGGAAGTAGGCACGAACTACTTTGTCTACGTCGCTGACTGGATCACAGGCGAAACACGGACGAACGACGGTGAATTCACCATTACCATCTCCGCTCCTCCAGCCCCAGCCCCGGTGCCCGCCAATGATGAGTGTGATGCTGCGGTTGCGCTTACCGTAAATGCTGACCTTGATTGCGCCGTTTTCACGTCAGGTTCTACTGAGTCTGCTACCGAATCTGCGCAGGGTAACGGCACCTGTGGTGGTACTGCTGACGACGATGTATGGTACAGCTTCGTAGCTACTTCCGAAAGCCATACCATTGAACTCTCTAACGCGTCTGCTACCTTCGGTACGACGAGCACTGATCTCTACCACATTGTGTGGAGCGGTACATGTGACGCTCCCGTACAGGTGCAGTGTAGCGACCCTAATACGTCCAGTCTCTCTGGCCTTACCGTTGGTGATACGTACTTGGTTCAGGTCTACAGTTGGTCTGCGACGGGCAGCATTGCCTTTGATATCTGCGTAGGAACGCCTCCACCGCCCCCCGCTAATGACGAATGTGATGCGGCAGTAGCAGTGACCGTTAACGATGATTTTGAGTGTGGTACCACTACTCCCGGTACCATCACCTCAGCTACCCAATCTCCTCAGGGCAATGGCACGTGCGGCGGTACTGAAGACGATGATGTATGGTTCAGCTTCGTTGCAACCAATGAAGCTCACCGAATCACCCTCGGTGACATTGATGGTTCAACCACAGATCTTTACCACGTTGTGTGGAGCGGCACTTGTGATGCTCCCGTACAGGTAAATTGTAGTGACCCGAATACCAGCAATCTTACTGGCCTGACGGTAGGCGAAACCTACCTGATCCAAGTGTACACCTGGACGGCTACGGCTGGCCAAACGGTAGACTTTACGGTCTGTATTGGTACGCCTCCCCCGCCACCAGCGAACGATGATTGTGTGGACGCTATTGAGCTCAATGTTGAGTTTGAAGGTTTCACTTCTCCGGACACCTTTGATAACATTAGCGATACGCCATCGGACCTGCCCGCCCCTACTTGTGGTGGCACCTTCGGTGATGGTGCCGACGTGTTCTTCACCGTAACGCCCACCAGTGATACCCTCATCGTAGAGGTTGCTGATGGTGGCGACGGTTCTAACGACTTCGCCATGACGGCCTACTCCGGCCCCTGTGATGATGCCACGCAAATCGAATGTGATGATGATGACGGCCCCGGCTCTTTCCCCCGCCTTGAGCTTGGCGGTCTGACGCCCGGTGAGCCCATCCTCCTGCGCGTTTACGAATTTGGTCAGAACGGTGATGGTGCCTTTACCATCTCAGCCTTCGAGCCCGCACCAGCTGCGATTGTCCTCGACTGCCCCACACTCGATACGATCTTCGTAAACAGCGATTGTTCCGCCACTATTGAAGACATCACCGGTGACGTTACCGCGGATGATGACGAAGCTACCTTCACCCAGGATTCCGTTGCTGGCACCATGCTAGCCTTCGACCCCGCTGTGCCTACTGCATTTGACGTAACGGTTACGGCAGTAAGCCCCAACAACCCCGCTCCATCGACTTGTGTCGTCAGCGTAGAAATCATTGACACCATCGCTCCCATTTTAGTCTGCCGTGATGTAACCGTAGACTTGGATGACATGGGCAATAGCACGTTGGATAGCATGATGCTGGCTGATAGCGTGTTCGTAGAAGTGGTAGAAAACTGCGCTGGCGAAGTGCTTGTCGCTCAGGACGGTGACCTAAGCATCAGCTGTGCCTCCAACGGTACCGCTCGGATCACGCTCATCGGCACGGATGCTTCCGGTAACGTTGGAACTTGTATCCAGACCATTACGGTACTGGACACTAGTGAATTCTGCCTCGGCGAACTCGTCCTTGAATGTGGCGAGCCTACCGATTCCATCGCCGTTGGTGATGACTGTATGGTTGCCCTCGAAGATTATACGGGTACCGTCATGACGAACGCCAACAACATCACCCAGGAGCCTGCTGCTGGTGAAATGGTTGGCCTGGGTGATACTACCATTTTGGTTATCGCTACGATTGGTGATCAGATTGATACTTGTACTATCCTGGTTAACGTGGCTGACACTACCGCACCCACCGCCGTGTGTGCTGACCTGGTAATCACGTTGGACGACGACGGCAACGCTGCGGTAGCCGATTCAGCTGCTGCCCTGGGTGCCGGCTCTACGGACAACTGCACCGTCGATGCCCTCACCTTCGCCACTGACGTAATGACCCTTACTTGTGCAGAGGCTGGTGACTCCACGGTTACTGTTACCGTTACCGATGAAAGTGGTAACTCTTCTACCTGTACCTCTGTAATTACCATTGCCGATTCCATCGCTCCGGTCATCACGGTAACGACACCAACCATCACTCTCAGCGACGATGGTGAGGACGAAGTTGACGTAACTGAATTCGCTACGGCCACCGACAACTGTGACCCAGCTCCGGTACTTACGGCCAACCGCTCCCTAACGTTCGGTTGTGGTGATATTGGCGCTCAGACGGTAGTAATCACGGCGACTGACGCTAGTGGTAACACTTCTACCGACAGCGTCGAAGTTATTGTTCTCTTCGAACAGCCCGACCTCGCCTGTATTGCTCGCCTGAACGTCACGCTGAACGACGACTGTGCATTCATCGTAGAACCTAGCCAGGTACTTCGCGGCAATACCAACTGTCTCGATGCATTCGGCTTCGACATCATCGTTATGGACGGAGATACCAGCAACGGCCCCATCGTTGACGGTTGTGGTACTTACGACTACATGATCCGCTCCACTGCTTCCCCGACCATGACGGCTACCGGTTTCGTTGGCGATTACGCCGAGGAGTTCTGGACCATTGAGGAAGGCGCCAACAGCAGCGTTGAATTCACTGAAGAAACCATTACCCTACTGTCACCCGGTGACGTAACGATGGGTGGAACGGACGATGACCCCAGCGTGAGCTACCAATTCATGGAAACGGCTACCGTGACCATGACGATTGATTACTCCCTGGAATCAGAGATCCTTCCCGATGTACTTGTCGTTGATTTCAATGGCAATGTTGTATTCGAAAGCGTCGATGCGGGCACTGATGACCCGGACACCGGCAGCGAAGACTTCGAGCTTGAAGTAGAGCCTGGCAATACCCTCATTATCGGTATTGAAGGTGACGGGTTTGTCACCGGTGGCGTACAGTCCGTCGTCACGGTAAGTGACTTCACCGTTACAACTGCTAACCTACTGGGTCTCGACTTTGAAACCTGCTGGGGTACCATTACTGCCGAAGACAAGACGCCCATCGAACTGGAAGAAACGCCGGATGATATCCTCAGCGGTCTGCTCTGTGCAGACGTAGATGCTAATAACATCAACACCCTTCCTGCTTCCGTAAGCAAGTGCTTCCTCGTTGATAACGAAGGTGAAATCATCGCCGGCTCCATGGACGCTGAGTTGATGTCCATCCTTAGCCCCGATATGTTCGACGACGTTGAGCCCGATACCGCACTCATCCCAACCTTCACGGATGGTTGTGCTTCAACCATCGAGGTTTGTGTGTCTGATGTAGTTGCTTCTTCTCCCGACGGTTGTGGTCAGACGATCATCACCCGTACTTTCCGGGCCAACGAAGCTGACGGTTGTGCTCCGCTCAACCCCGACGAAGAAGGTGCCGATGAAGAAGTTGTTACTTCCTTCACGATCTCTTTCGACCGTCCTACTTTGGATAGCCTGAACGCTAACAACATTCAGCCCGTAGTAGAAATCGAAGCTTGTGGTTCTGCCACCAGCCCACTCGAGTTCCTACCCGGTGAGGACGATTACCCCTTCCTCCAGTTGGGTGAGCGTACGTTCTCCCTCGCTAGCAATGAAGCTGCTTGTTCCATGATCGCAACGACGTTCGAGAACAGCCCTAACATCATCCAGACTTGTGCCAATACGGTTAAATTCCAGCGTACCTACACCGTTGTCGACTGGTGTAACCCTACGGAAGTACAGACCTTCAGCCAGTTCGTGAAGATTGGTGATACAACCGGTCCTACTTTCTCTGCTCCTTCCGCTACCGTTGACAATGACGGTAACCTGGACGCTACGCTGACTTACCGTACTAACGTAGGTGGTGAGTGTGCCGCAATGGTTCGCCTCGACGGGCCAGGCGTTGGTGCAGTCGACGAATGTGCCGGAGAGATCACCATGTCGGTAGCCATCTACCCCGAAGGCGACCTGACCCGTGCTCCATTTGGCGCTTACCCCGTGATCATGGATAACGGTGCTCCGGAAATGTCCGACCCACTGGAAGTTGGTGACTACGCCTTCGTGTACACCTCCACTGATGTATGTGGTAACCAAACCGTTTCTACCGTTCCTTTCCAGGTAGTTGACGGTAACGGCCCCGCTGCCTTCTGTGAAGATGGCCTCAACATTGGCCTGAGTCGCCCCGCCGGTCTCGCCGTCGTTACGCCAGACCAAATCGATAAAGGTTCTTCCGACGATTGTTCCTCTGAGCTTACCTACCAGGTAGGTGTCAGTGCGGACATGACTTCCATCCCTACGGAATTCTCCGATGAGGTGGTCTTCACTTGTGATGACCTTGGTACGCAATTCGTAACCCTCGAAGTCACTGATGAAGAGGAGAACGTAAACTACTGTTGGACGACCGTCCTTGTAGAGCTCAAGGTTGGTGACACGCCAACCTGTATCGCTCCTAGCGCTGTAACCCTGACTTGTTCTGAATTCACCACTGCACTTCCTGGCAACCTCGAAGAAGCTACCGACGAAGAGTTGAACGCTGCCTTCGGTGTAGCTACTGGTGTCGGCACCTGTGGCGCTGAGGTAACCGGCGAGTTTATCGTCAACAACCTTAACGAGTGTGGTATCGGTACCGCCGTACGTGAGTACCAGGCGACTGACCCACAGGGTGGCGTTTCCCAGAACACCTGTACGCAGCTGATCACCATCGTTGGGATCTACGACTACCAGATCGTTCTTCCTGGTAACGCCCGCACGAACGACTGTATGGATGAATTCGAAGCTGATGAGCTTGAGATCGTTGGTGGTGCTTGTGACCTCCCCGTTGTTACTCCGGTAACCGAAGAGATCTTCAACACTGCTGGTGAAGAGTGCTACCAGATCCGTACTACGTACACGATCGTTAACACTTGCGAATTTGACCCTGCCACCGGCGGTACTACCGTCATCTCCCGCGACGGTCTTGACGTTTCCGACAGCGACCCCATCTACCTAAACGTAGTGAGCCGCAATGCTGCTACTGAAGGTGATGACCTTGCTTTCGTTTCCGGTTCTGACAACCTGCAGTTCACGCCAAACGATGATGATGATCTCGAACTCGTTGGTTACGCTGCCTCTGCTGGCCGTGGTAACTTCACGTACGTTCAGAACATCAACGTATTTGACCGCACGAGCCCAGTTGTAGAAGCTGCTGCTCCTACCGCTTGTATTCCTGGTTGTACGGCTGACCTCAGCTTGCCATTCACGGCTACTGATGAGTGTCTTGCTCCTCGTATCCAGCTTGAGCTCGATCCTAACTTCACGGGTACCTTCGAAGCGGCGACTGTTGACGGTGTGGTAATCACGCTTGACGCTGCTGATGCTGACAACGGTAACTACGTAATCAATGCTACCGGCGTACCTGCTGGAGACCACGCTATTCGCATCACGGCCATCGACGGCTGTGGTAACGCAACCCCCGTCATCGTACAGGTGAGCGTTTGTGGCGACGTAGCCCCGGTTCCACTCTGTATCCAGACGCTCGTTGCAACGCTGCAAATGAACGAGGACAGCACGATGGCAATGGCCGAAGTATGGGCAACCGACTTCCTGACCAACTCTGCTCTCGTCGACTGTTTCGGAGACGAGGTAACCAAGTACGGTATCGTTCGCGCTGGTGAAGGCCCCGCGACGGAAGACCAGATTGGTGCCAAAGTGTTCTGTGATGACATGGGCGAACTCGTACCATTCGAAGTGTACGCTTTCTCTGATAATGTCAGTGATGACGTCCCCGCTGCTTTCTGTTCCGTACTGGTACAGGTCGCCGAAGGCGAAGGCGTTGAATGTGGAATGGGTGGCAACCTTGCCGGTACCGTAATCACCGCTTCATCCCTTACCATGGCTGATGTAGAAGTGACACTGACGGGATCCAACGACATGGATGAAATGCAGCTGACGGGTACCGACGGTACCTTCAACTTCACGGATTTAATGATCGGTGGTGACTACACGCTTACGCCAGCCTACCAGGAAGCCGTGAACCTGCAAGAAGTGAAGATCTCTGACGTGGTCATGATCTCCAGCGTAATCCTTGGCGCGGCTGACTTCGACTCTCGCTACGATTACCTGGCGGCAGACGTCAACCAGGATATGACGCTCAACGTCCTCGATATGGTCGCTATCCAGCGGGTCATTCTTGGCCTTGACGACATCTACCGTACCGGTGAGAGCTGGGGCTTTGTTCCTGCCAACGTCGACGTAAGCAACCCGTACGCCGTTGCCTTCCCCGAAGTGATCAATACGAACAACTTCGACGCCAACATCCTCAATGCTGACTTCGTAGCCTTCGCTTACGGTAACGTAACCGGTGAAGGCCGTACGGCAATGACCGTCGAAGTTGCTGATGCTGCCCTCGCCGCTGGTGAGACGCACACGCTGACTATCGACGCCGCTGACCTTGCCGGTTTCCAGGGCACGATTGAACTGGCCGCTGGCCTCGAGCTTGTTGCTGCTGACTACGCTGGCGAAGGTGCACTGAATCTGAACTACGCGGCTCAGGGCCAGATCGCCGTTGCTCTCCTCGGTGGTACTGTAACTCTAGAGGTACGGGCTACTGAAGCTGGTAAACTTAGCGACCTCGTTACGCTAACTGACGCCATCGCCGTTCGCGAAGGTGTTGCGGCTAACGGTGCGTCCGGTGCCATCAACCTGACCTTCGGCGCTACTGTCGCTGGTGAGGTTGTAACCATGCTTGGTGAGGCTACGCCCAACCCAGTTGTTGAGTCTACCATGATCAACTACACACTTGCTGCTGACAGTGACGTTACGCTGAGCATCCAGGACGTTCAGGGCCGTACGATCCTCGTACGTAACCTCCGCGGTACTGCGGGTGTGAACGGTGAGCTGATCAATGTTGCCGACCTGAATGGCGCTACTGGCGTCCTCACGTACACACTCGTTGCCGGAGACTTCTCCGCTACGAAGAAGATGGTTGTCGTTCGTTAA